GCCGTCCAGGCCGTCAGTCACTGTGTCCTCCTCGATGGGTGGCATGAGCCAGCTGGGGGTGGTGGTGATGCTCTTCTGGGCTCCTGATGGCGTGCCAGGCTCTGAGCCTGGCAGCAGATCGTGAGCAGGGGAATCGGTCTCATCCCTGGCATCAGCTGTGGTTGGCACCACGCGTGCCCGGCTGGCCTCGGTGCTGGGCGCTGCTGCGGAGCTGGGGAGCAGGTGGAGATCATCCGGGGGATCTGTCTCATCCATGGCATCAGCTGTGGTGGACACTACGGGCGCCCAGAGCGGGCTGGTGCTGGCGCTGGGCGCTGCTGGTGCCACGGAATCCTCCAGTAAGTTGGGTTTAGGGGAATCCGTCTCATCCATAGGCTCGGCCGTGGTGGACACTGCAAGCACCTGCCTCAGGCTGGCGTtggtgagcagagctggtgctgcagagctcagcagcagctcaggctcGGGGGAATCATCCATCAGATCGGCTGTGGTTGGCACACGGAGCGGGCTGGCCTTGGTGCCGGGCGCTGCTGGTGGCACAGAGCCGCCGTCGCTCTTGTCACCGCCGGTCATCGCGGTGGCACCGGGCTCCTGCTCACCGTCATCCCTCTTCTCACGGGAGAGGGGCAGCGGCTTGGCCGCCCCCCAGACCCACTGCCCGCCCCGCGGCAGCCccggctgcagcagctcagccccacacgCCCGCAGGGggctcagcaccagcagcaccagcacggCCCGGCCCAGCGCCATGGGACCTGCAGGGGACAGAAAGCGCAGGTGACATCGCGGTCCCCGCGGGAGAATGCTGAGCAGGGAACTGCCCCAACATTCCAGCCGAGgatcctccttcccctctggagAGGAGCCCTCGGGTTTGGGGGGATGGAGGATGCACCCAGCGAGCTCCTCCcgccacagcccccacctgcgGGAGCTCAGCACCCgtggctctgctccaggagcaaGTTTTGATGAGGAAGTTGAGTGTCTGGAAATGGGAAATCAGCCGCGATGGAGGCGGCTGCTGCGGGACGGGTCAGTTGCGGGATGAGTCTCCGTGTGGAAATGAAACCACAGAGATGTCACCCACGTTTTGACAGACCCCCCTGCCGGGGTGCCCGTCCTCCCCTTCCACCCGccgggctggcacagggctccagggctgagcctgtgcctctgtgctggagcaggagaggcaAATCCACCCCGAgctcaccccaaatccccctgtTCCATCACCAACTCCCCCTTCCCTCGGCACCCCCGGTGGGCGAAAGCCGCCGAGGTCCCCGAGGATCCGCACCCGACAGCATCCGGACACGGCTCAATGCCCCGAGCATCCCCAGGGGGCTCCCACATCCCCAAACCCGCAGGGAGCAGCGCGGAGCGCGGCACCCTCGGGGATCCCGAGCACCCCCTTTGCGCCCAGAGCATCCCCGCGGGCCGAGCCCCGATCCAGCACCTTCCCACCGGCGCTCACCTGTGCTGATGAAGGCGGCGGGATCCCGACTGCAGGGGCCGGCACGGAGGGGGGCgagggcagccctggcaccggCACCCGCGGGGCGTCGTGGGCCGGCCCCCGCCTGCACCTCCGGCCGGgcggggaagggagggagggagcgcgGAAAAAGCGGCTGCGGTTTCCAGAGCCCGCGGGGGAAGGACGTCACGGCGAGAGCGGGGCCACCGAGGGCTGGGGGGCTGCGGGCACTCCCCCGGGGAGGGTGGCGGGGTGTGCGCTGCACCCCAAAGAGGGGCTTCGTGCCCCGCGCCGACGGCCCCGCGGAGCAGCTGCGCGCCGGGGCTGGCGTCGCGCCGAAAGCAGAAGTGACGGCGAACctggtgccagggctgccacCCTCCCCCGGGCACGGTGTGGGCACGGCCAGGGTGCCCTGAGATACCTCAACACCGGGAAACGCCCTAGCacacgaggaggaggaggaggaggaggaggagggtgaggCCCTGATGTTTTACGCTGCCTTTGTGCCGGGCTCCTTCTCTTTGCACTGTCCCCGGGACGCTCGGAGGGGGTCTCGGGGGTCCGCTGGGTGTTGTCCCGGGTGTTGTCCCGGGTGTTGTCCCGGCCTCGTGGCACGGGCACGGCAGGAAAGCCCCCGCCCCAACCGCAGGCTGCCGGGCGGGAGGCGCAGCCGCAGCCGCAGGAAGGTGCCGCAAGCGGCACATCCGCAGGAACGGGCTCGGGGTGACAACAACCCCCCGCCCTCCGGAACCTCAGCGGCCCCTGCTCCGAACACCTGCCCAGGGGGCTGGAAGAGGGAAGAAGTGGGGCTCAGGCCTGTGGGATGAGCatccctgggatggatccacGGTGCCCGGGGAATGCGGACTCTCTGGGAGCATCCCTGCCCGGCTTTGGGGTGGTGCCGGGGTGTTCCGGAGGCGGTTGTGCAACATCCCCTGAAACGCCGCAGCCCTGAGAAAGATCAAACCTGGGTGGAGTAAGTGATGCTGTTTCCAGCCCAGGCTCTGAGTCCTTCCAGACTTCCTGCAGCCTGAAACAAATTTTACCTGGGGGGAAGAGCAGAATGAGCCCCCCCCCCGGATCCAGGGTAGCTCCCAAGCAGCGCTGCTCCTTCCCGGGAAGGCATCACCCCCATCCAGCCCCGATCCCCCAGCCCGTCCGTGCCACCACATCCCACACACGCCCAGCCAAGCTCTTGGGTTCAGCACCGGGAATCGCCAGGGAGGATTCCAGGTGTGACCCCAGGAATGGGCCCCGGCTCTCCTGGGACAAGAGCAGAAGGTCCCCAAGGACCCCCTCAGCCACAGCCCCCCCCTCGAGTCCCGGTTATCCCAATTCCATATCCCGGTTATCAATCAGACCTGGAACGCCGGGGGCGGGCGCAGGATGCCGAGAGCCAAAGGAAAAGCCAAGCAGAGGCAGTTTATAATCAATGACTTTTATCTTTTGAAAATGGAAGCAAATATTTGGACAGATACTCTGGTCGCTCTATAAGAGCGCGTCTTTCCGGACTGGGCTGGTTCTCTCCCGGGATATCACGGCTACAAAAAGCTTCAGGCACTGACTCCGGTTGAGCCTGGCGAGGCATCagttcatttaaataaaatacaggcTAGGAACTAAAATCTCCCACACCCCCACCCCGGGGCACCTCAATCCAGCGGCTCCCAAAACTGATTTCCCTCCAAATGTTAGGAACAAACCCGAGGTCCCCGAGCACACAACCCTGAAGTCACACGTACAAATCAACACAGAAATCACCACTGTGGGGAGAACGACCTTCGGGTCTGGGTTCCAaaagagagaggggggaaaaaaaaaaaaaaatccataaaaatacACATCTCAGGCATTTACTGCAATACAGAAACGTCACCAAACAGCCAAAGAACCCGGAGCGGCCGGATTGTGGATccatgggcacagggcaggggatgcCACTTGTCCCTAAAACACAGAAATCCCGCTTTCCTGAAGCTTTCCTGCTCTGCAATCCCACCACATCCTCTGTCTCCTCCGTCCCGTCCTCGCGCCTCTCCAGCTACGTCCCCCGGCCGATTCCGCCTCCACACACACATCCCTCCACAGCAGGGAATCCTTAACCTGGGAGTTCTGAACATGCAAACGCtgggggaaaaatggaaaatcgGAGAATTCCTAGCTAAACTAATggaaaataatagtaaaaaaaaaatcaatctctTCGGCCCGGACGAAGGGACTCGTGTCCGCCGGGATGCTCCAGGTGGGAGCACACGGAGCTGCCACGGGGACAgagtccagctgggacagggatccAGAGCTCTGGGACACCGGATGGTCTCTGCCCACCTTTGGAACGAGGATGGGCTATCAGCACTCCCTGGCACCGCAGGGACGGGCTGTGCCGGGACTGGCAGCACCGATCCCGCCCGGCACAGCTTTCCAGGGTGTCctggatcccattcccagcacaaGGACAcggcctgggagcagggagccagcCTGCCCCAACCCTGacagctccttcccaggggAGACCCCGCCTGAGCTGAGCTTTGCTGAGCTGAGCCCCTGTGGAAttccaggaggagctggctcGCCAGCCTGGAGCACTCACAGGGCCTCTCCCTGCAGGATCCCAAAGGAGCCGTGGGAGAAACCAGTTCTCCAAACTGGGATCAAATCCATCCTCCCAGCCCCTTCTGCTCTGAAGGGCCGGGAGTGCAGGGGGGGTTGGAGGTCACTCATCTATCCGGGAACAAATCCTTTCTGCAAAGCTTTTCCAGCATGGCAGGGTGGGAGGCGGGAATGGGACAATGGACAGGAGAAAACAAATGATAAAAAAGTAACAACAGAGGCGTTTTGTTTGTGGAGAATtatcatgggaaaaaaaaaaaatcacctttctgCTGCTAATGCTGCCTTGGAAGCACAGAAAATTCCTATCATCAGCACTGGTGTGAGGGGCTGATGGATTCCAAAAGTTCCTTAAAAACCCACGAGCTCAGGGGGGGCAGGAACAAGGATTTGCAGCAACTGCTGGCATCCCACAGCTCACCTGGAGCTCCATGCTCAAAAACATTCCTGCATGGAAGTCACTTCTGccttgaaatggaaataaaaatgagcaaGTAAAAGGCGTGAGAGTTCGGTCATGGAATCAAAGCTTGGGATAGCAGGAAAATGGAAACACGGTGCCGGCTTAAAACTTCAGTAGGAAACAAATCCCCTCGTTCAGAATGatgtatttgtgtttttctgtcagccagcggggctggggacaggctgtggAGCAGGAAAGGCAGCTGATCCCATCTCCAAGGGGATTccacagggaagagaagggaaaggaaccCACCTGATTGTTCCGGAGGATTTACACAAAACAGCTTCAGCTTTGTTCTCTGCACAGTGTAAACACCCCCCACACCCCCtgtcccttggaatggaaacaCAAATACTGCAAAAGTggcaaataagaaaaataaaagcgatttttttttttttctattttttggcaactctaaaaaaaaaaaaaaaaccaacaaaaaaagaaatggttAAGAACAATGTGGCGTTGGTCCCTAAATCTAGAAAAAGATATTTGGGCAATGACATCGGAAGTCAAGAATGGATTCGTTTTTCAAGGATTCATAATAACATctgggaaaaacccaaaaaaaacccccaaaaaaaccaaaaaaacccaaaccctcgTAAAAGTAGCACTTCTcgtttttgctttgtttttgacACAGTCACAGAAATTCATTGGAACATCGGGAAacgaaggaaaaaaaaagaaatctttcacTAAAAAGCTTGGCTTGAAATCATCGGCTCTTGTTGACGTGGATTTAGGAGAACAGGAAAGCTCGTACTGGAatgctgcaggctgctgctggctgaactgggagctgggatgtgccTGGGCTGGCGGCCCCGTCAGTCCGCGATCTTGGccatctgctgctccagcttggAGATGCGCTCGTCCTGGTTGGAGATCGTGTCCTTGATGGATTTCAGCTCCTTCAAAATCTCGTCCAATTTGGCGTCGTTTTGCTGGAAGACAAGGAAGCGCCAGTGAGGAGAGCTGGGGGGTTTTCCAAGGGAAGGGCTCCTCCCAGTGGGACTGCTGGAGGGATGAGGCTGTGACAGACTCTGGAGCAGTTGGGATGCTCAGGGCACGGAGCTgcatctccagcagcaccagggcaccCATCCAGGACCAGAACCTTCCCTCTGTGTCCCAAAGGACACGGTCTGGGGACAGGGATTAGAGGTGAACAAGGTGCTGGGTTAGGGTGGGACTCGGGGATCTTCAAAGTCTTTTCCAGGCTTAATGGTTCTGTGATTTAGGAAAAGACAATGCCAAGTCATCTTCTGTACCTACAGAAGaattagaatcacagaatcatgggaTATCCCATGatgggaagggacccacagggatcatcctgTCCAatccctggccctgcacagacaccccagcaatcccagcctgtccctggcagcgctgtcccaACAATCCTGGAGCTCCGGCAGCCTTGagcattccctggggagcctgggcagtgccccagcGCCCTCTGGGgaaagaacctttccctgacaCCCAGCCTAACCCTGTCCTGACAcagctccatcccttccctcaggtcctgtcactggccCCACACGGGCATTCCCACCCAAAATTCCTGGAGTTTACTCACGGAGTTTGAGGCATCCGCTGCTTTCTTTGGAGCGTTTATGAGATCACTCTTCTTGTTCCCGGCGGGTTTGTTGTCCAGTATGTTCTTCTTGACCACCTTGAGATCCCTGTTTTTGCCTGGAATGTACCCGTGCTTCAAGGAGATGAGGAGAGGATCAGCGTTCTTCCCCTCGAACCACTCCTCTgcttccagagctgcttccGGGCCGGCTGTGTCCGGGTACAGGTCGTCCTGGAAGAGGTCGGACTGCAAGGAGGAGACATGGATCAGTCAGGAGCGCTttgggaggcaggagctggctcCAAAGCCCGGCCCCAGGGCAGTGCTCACCTTGCGGGGAACCGTCATGATGATGGGCTCACACTTCCTCTCGTGGAGCTTGAAGAACCTGCCGTGGAAAAGGAGAGGTGGGACAGGGAGTGAGGATCAGGGAGATGGAGGAGACGGGGAAGGAGCAACCCCAAGGAACCACAGACATCCCTGAGACCATCACGTCCAACCGTTCCCCcggcactgccaaggccaccatcACCCACgtccccgagtgccacatccacacagccgttaaatccctccaggatgGGCACTccgccctgccctgggcagctgtgccaatgcctgaccaccctttccatgaagaaattgttcctaaCATCCGAGGACGTTTTCCCCATCACTTGcttcctgggagaagagatgGATCATGCTCCCAGCCAGCAGTGATGTTCCCTCCTGGAGCCACTGCAGCCTTATCCCGAGATgtttcctgcccttcccaggtTTCCTCAGCCACGGCTGCCCCGTGCTCACCGCTCTGCTGCTTTAACCTCTCCTGGAATTCCCAGCCCCGGGATGAGCTCTCCTCACCTGGCAATCTCGCACTTGTTGACGTCGAGGCCCCTCTTTGGCATGAACCCCATGCCCCTCTGCGGCTCTTTGCTGCTGAAGGTGTTGAGGTAGTGAACGTACGGGGACTCATCCGTGATCTCGAAGTAGCGGatgctgctgtcaccctgcaaGGAACCCCAGGGGActctccagaggctgcagggcctGCGCTCCCTGTGCCCACGCTGCTGCTCCCAACAGCCTTTCCTTCCAGGAATGCTGCCGTggacagctcacagctgttctggAAGCAAGGCTGATCCCCTCCACAACCCGAGTCCATCAACTGAACAATTCCCTCAAGTCCTGTTCCAGACACGGTGGGACAGGGACTGAGCTCGTGCTTCCAGGCTGGGAGTGGCCCCTTCCTCACCTCTTGTGGAAAAGCCCCCCGCCACAATCAGGCAGAAAGGCTATACACCAGTTTATCCTTAATTCCAAGCAATTCCACCACACCATTGTCCCTGAAACTGCAGGAGGGGTGGCAGATAGAAACCAAATATTCCTCATCAGCTGCTACAAAACGGGATTCATGAACACACTTGTGTGGATCCTCCTTTGTAATTCCTTGCTCATCCTGGCTTTGGCTCCTGTTTGTAGGAGTCCATCACATGTGGGCACCAAATTCCTACAAATTGCTTTTAGAAAGGAGCACTTAATTATAGTTTTCTATTATTTAACCCCACAAAATTACAGAGTCAccacatgctccagcacctccaagGACAAGGAGGACAACACCTTCCATACCAGTGTAAAATCATCCAGGTCAACACCAGAAATGCTTTGGCAAGTGTGGGACTTGTTGAATTAGGAGCAGCTTTACCTAATCCATCTCAAAGAAACATCCAGATCCTGCCCAGTTCTGCAGGGTGAGGCTCAAACCCATTCCAGAGCGGCCCCACGTTTGCTGCAGAACTGATTTTTTGGGGAACATTCCACAGGCACCATCCCTCCAGGTGGCTCCAAAGCCTCTCCTTACCTTCCCACACAGGTAAATGATGTTGGTGTCCGGGTCGTAGAAGGGCAGCAGGACCCCGTTGCTGGTGTCCATCTCGTGAAGGGCTATCGGCTCCTCCAtgtttttctggaaataaaaatgccagGGATGTTAATAAAGATTGGAAATGCTTCTGTTCATAGAGAGAGGGTCTAAATTATTAACACCCCGTAGGCAGCGAGTTCCCAGTGGTGTCTGCACCACCCAGAAGCGTCCGTGTGTTACAAGAAATCCTGGGAATGTTCACGAGCTGATTCATTCCCCAAGGGCATTTTAATcactaaattaaataaaagcaggagCCAGGAAAATTCACCGAGTCAAGGGAAATATGTGACACAGTGAGCTAGTGTCAGCGGGATGGGATGTGTGATGGATGATGGGATGGAGACACTTCCCTGGAGACACTCAGAAGCCACCTGGACACAATCCAGGTGGTCCCTTCCACCCTGCACCCTCCTGGGATtgctgctgtcctgctctgctgaatGCACAGACAGAAGTGAccttcccacagcccctctgctccctgtgcatcTTCCCAGGCACTCCcaacctgcagctcccagctgatccctgctcagctccttcGCTGAGTGACCACACAGCCAAAATcatggaagcaggagcaggcagcagctggagagggaataACCTCAATTACATAAACTGTGAATCtaggaaggaattcctccctgtgagggtggtgaggctctggcacagggtgccccagagaagctgcagctgctccatctctgcgagtgtccaaggccagattggacggggtttggaacaacctggggtagtggaaggtgctCCCTGCCCACCGCAGGGGTTTGGAATGGGATTGGCTCTAATGCCAcatccaacccaacccattccacgATTCCAGGGCTGTGTTGTAACTCCATGGATGTGAGGGGTACAGTCTGGGATCGTACCGGGTTCCACAGGGCCAGCTGCCGCTCGCTCATGCGGCTGAAGCCGGTGGTGAAGATGTTCCCGTCTGCCAGGAAGATGGCTCGCATGGGCCGCGCTCCCTCGTgggttttctccttctcctggaaGAGAGGAGCAGGTCAGGATTAGCAGTGAACAGAATAACCCTTGGAGCGGTGGCTCCTCCGTGCAGGAAGAGCAACATCCAGCTCTTGAGGGAAGAACCCAGTCACTGAGCCACGGGAGAAGGGAACATTCCTGGCTCATTCCAGCTTTGCCAATCGGCCTCTTGCAAGGCTGAAGGAAAACCTCTTTGCAAGCTACAACtaaagctctgctctgcatgCACAACTCTGGAACTGTAATTATACAAAAGGATTAGATGTGGAATTACACTCCTGCAGGTTTAAAACTGAGCCCTAAAATCCCGGTTCAAACACTAATCCCAATAAACCCAGACAAATCCTCCAACCCCTACTATTCCTCCTGTAATTTCTGAAGAAAGCGACTGAATGTGGTGTGTAAACTGAGCAAGAagattttttcttccatattttcttGCTCATTCCCTGCTGGAGCGAATCCAGTTGTTTCTTTAAAAGATTAAGCAAACTTACAGCAACAATTTCTTGTTTCCTGGGGTCGATCACCCGGACTTTTTTGTCTTTGGAAGCTGTGCAGATGAGGCTGCCGTTGCGATTCCAGCTCACGTTGTAGATCATATCCACGTGCATGTCGTCCAGGTTGATGAGGGCTTCTCCTGTTCCCACATTCCAGATGATGATGGCATTATCACAGCCTAAAATGGGAAATAACAGCTCAGGGCACGGGACTGGGGTACACAGGGGCAAAGCCAGAGGCGGGGAACAAGGGATaaacctcctgcagctccaaagGTTTTTTGGGGAAACCGAACCCCAGATTGGGAGTTCAGGAGGGATTTTTATCAATGGTCAACACCCAGCTCATCCAACAATCCAGCTGAAAGGACttgctcctttccctgggaCCATGGAAGCCTCAGATCGTGCCAATGGATAATGAATTACCCAATTTATTTCCATAATGATGTGActgattttcagtggtcaaaacaatCTCATTCCATGGACTGTACCAGCCAAGGAGACAATTTGGAAAATGCCGACCATGAAAGCTTGTGGGAGGAACAGCCGGACTCTGGGATACTTTTCAGGGAtcaagggaaaggagaaacacTCAGGCCTGTTCTAAAAGTATACGAGAAGAGGGATGTGGGAAATGCAGATGTAAATTGTTACTGCAGAATAAAGCCTGGAACAACTTTCATACTCCAATTCCAGGCAATTCCTCGGTGCTTATCCCTGTAAACTGAAGATAAAAAAGGCTGAGATACAGAGGGGGCTGTGAGCCACGtgtcccagcattcccagccacTGCCACGGGTCTTGTGATCCACAGGGATCTGAGCAGCtgggggaggaagaaggaaaaggaaaagctgcagaggaAGGCAAGCAGGGAGAGGCGGCTGCTCCCCGCTCCTGTGCTCCGTACCTGCGCTGAGCAGCACATTCCGCGCCGTCGGATGCCAGGCCACGATGCCCACTCTCTTGGAATGGCCTTCTAGCACTACCACGGGCTCTGTCAGGGACAGGGTCAGCCCGTTCTCGGGAATCTGCCACacctggaagggaagggaagggaaaggaaaggaaagctgctCAGCCAAGGGCAGCCCCTCGGAAATGCGCCTGGCTCGGCTGCTTCCCGCGTCCCGCAGCCGCCGGAGCTGTCGCTCCTCTGTGTAAACAGGGAGGGAATCGGGGAGGGAATCGTTCCCAGCTGTCAATAAACCCTTGGCTGATCCATGAGGAACGTCCTTCCTCACTCATGTGCCAGCACAAACCCACAGCTCCTCACGGTGCAGCCCCTTCATCTCCACATCCACGGACccactctgctcctgctccccaaggaGTGTGAAAAATCTCCCCGGCCGCTCCAGCTCCACGGGAACAAGCTGCTGTCCTTCCAAACTACGCTTGTCCCTCAGAGGGATGACGCTGCAGCTCTACCACTGCCTACTTTTCACTTCTTTAGGAACACCAGCAGTTCGTCTTCCCGCTGGATTCGGGATCCCTTCAAATCCCATTTAATCAGGGAAGAGTGGTTTGGTGCTGGAAGAAGCCAGAGCAGCCCAAATCAGCACTGCCTGTTCCCTTCTCGCCCGGTTACACAACGCTTCTGTTGCAAACTTCCTCAGGGAAGggccagcaggaggaggaacagCCCCCCAGGGATGCCACAGCACTGGAATTCCAGTAGGAGGGAGGCGaccagggatgggacagacaAACCCATCACCCCAAAGGCCCCGGGGCAGGATCAGCCCCACCAAAACCATTCCTGCAATTCGGCACTGGACAATCATCTTGGAATTGAATTTGACCTACATAGAGTGTATTAAAAAACGACACGGAATTCCAGGGAGAGCCCCTCGGGGAGCAGTTGGAGCTGCTGTAGGTAGGTGGCAGCATCAGAGCGCGTTTGCTTTGCTTCCcattgtttgcttttcctggagTTGGGAGAACGGGGCTTGCCAGACCCTGCCCACGATGCCCAACATGCTGAGGGATGTGAGGGAGTGGATTTAGGAAGAGAGGCAGACTGGGATGGACACGTGGATTTCTGCGCTAATACCAGTTTTTCCCTCCTCAAAGGAATGACtggcactgggaaaaaaaaaaaaaaaacccagcagagatTCTCAGCGGGTAACAGCTCACCTCTAAATAACCCAAAACTGATTCAGTTTTTCATGggcacagctcccagtgccacccctccCAGTACCCTCAGCATCCCAGGAGGAATGCCCACAGTGGGAGAGGATTCCTCTGCAAGGGGTGAaaatgggcacagccctgaggctgccagagctccaggagcctttggacaaggctctcaggcacagggtgggattgttgggatgtctgtgcagagccaggatcAAAGCAGGTTCACAGAGAAATTAGAGAACTTTAGATGCAGGACTGCCACAGGGGCGGACTCGGCTCTGTTCTGCACCATCTCAGCCAGGAAGGATCCTGAGATCCCTCTGAGCAAGTGCAAAGGAGCCAGAAAACTCCAGAACCAAATTTAAACACAAGACAGCAAGTGCAGggggtgggaaagggaagggaggcaAAATCCCAGTgaaaaagagggttttttttttttttaaagccccTGGGGGACAGATGGAATTTTCTGTCAGGTAAAGCCCTGgtagctgggagcagctgcagagcagcgtAATCCTGGGCAGACCTCAGACTACTGACCCAATAATCCTGCCTGCTATTcccaaaaataataaagaaaccCGTGTGAAAGGTCAGGGCACGGTCCCAACCCCTCGTTCCTGAACAGGGTGGGGGTCTGGCCTCAGCCTGGGATCAAATCAGGCTCCCAgggaaatcacagaattctgGATGCAGGACTTACCCTGCCAAGGGGGACGACCCAGGAGGACTCCGAGAAAGCCTTAAACCGCTGCAGGATTGCCTGGGCTTTAGGAAGTGTTTGTCAGCTCTCCCTCCCGTGGGTGcctgggtgttttttgggggggtttgatGCTATCAAGGCTGTCTGTTTGTGCAGGAGGAAGTGGagctgtgccacagcccagggagaggtttggggctgcaggaagggcaggaggggaaggttTCGCACAAACAGCACgtgaggaagaaaacaaagcaaactttTCTTTCATCCCCtttaaagagaagcaaaaaacGGCCTCATCTGGCTCTGGAAGTTGAAAAGAAGTTTAAATCCatgtctattaaaaaaacccattactTCCCACATCATGTGTATCAATTTTTATCACTTTAAGTAAGGAAGCAGCTGAATTTGAGGCCTGGATTTATCCATGGCCCTGCTGCCATATCCCTGCAGGAAGAGGCTCTTGGTGCATCATTTTTGTAGGGTCAGACCTTCTCCCCATtctccctgtcctggctggTGGCTCAGGTCACTGCAAGGGctccctttgatttttttaaaggaatttacTCCATCAcatgagctctgctctggcctTTCCACACAAATTCCTTAAAATCCACCTTCTGATGAAGGGAATTTTCCATATCTGAGGGAGGGCCTCGATACCATCTACAAATCTTTATCCActaaaacattttccagctgaaCGAGAAGCCTGCGGTACATCAGAGCCATTCCGCACAACATCAAGCAGGAATATTT
This window of the Hirundo rustica isolate bHirRus1 chromosome 17, bHirRus1.pri.v3, whole genome shotgun sequence genome carries:
- the SELPLG gene encoding P-selectin glycoprotein ligand 1; protein product: MALGRAVLVLLVLSPLRACGAELLQPGLPRGGQWVWGAAKPLPLSREKRDDGEQEPGATAMTGGDKSDGGSVPPAAPGTKASPLRVPTTADLMDDSPEPELLLSSAAPALLTNASLRQVLAVSTTAEPMDETDSPKPNLLEDSVAPAAPSASTSPLWAPVVSTTADAMDETDPPDDLHLLPSSAAAPSTEASRARVVPTTADARDETDSPAHDLLPGSEPGTPSGAQKSITTTPSWLMPPIEEDTVTDGLDGSSSTGPRSTALPAFVLHTTGYKKPKKAGAPPAPTLPAPRDTTPWGTAVPWEPSGVVSKCLLAILLLGLLAAAFLVCMGVLGTLLWRRARTGQRRFSPTEMVCISSLLPDAEAAAGPRPVPAPRHKLLLPDGSCEPDGDNLTLSSFLPEHS
- the CORO1C gene encoding coronin-1C, which encodes MRRVVRQSKFRHVFGQAVKNDQCYDDIRVSRVTWDSSFCAVNPRFVAIIVDASGGGAFLVLPLHKTGRIDKSYPTVCGHTGPVLDIDWCPHNDQVIASGSEDCTVMVWQIPENGLTLSLTEPVVVLEGHSKRVGIVAWHPTARNVLLSAGCDNAIIIWNVGTGEALINLDDMHVDMIYNVSWNRNGSLICTASKDKKVRVIDPRKQEIVAEKEKTHEGARPMRAIFLADGNIFTTGFSRMSERQLALWNPKNMEEPIALHEMDTSNGVLLPFYDPDTNIIYLCGKGDSSIRYFEITDESPYVHYLNTFSSKEPQRGMGFMPKRGLDVNKCEIARFFKLHERKCEPIIMTVPRKSDLFQDDLYPDTAGPEAALEAEEWFEGKNADPLLISLKHGYIPGKNRDLKVVKKNILDNKPAGNKKSDLINAPKKAADASNSQNDAKLDEILKELKSIKDTISNQDERISKLEQQMAKIAD